The following are from one region of the Quercus robur chromosome 1, dhQueRobu3.1, whole genome shotgun sequence genome:
- the LOC126713772 gene encoding protein CLAVATA 3, whose protein sequence is MASRSMFISCVLLLLVLCLLVLMEETASTDCNTGYVCFYSKASVSLMTTHNRKMLAGLEEKKKTVKLGLQVSAATSMNGGNYVGSELRNTPSGPDPLHHNGGSPKMPRNSP, encoded by the exons ATGGCGTCAAGATCCATGTTTATATCATGTGTACTTCTCCTTCTGGTTTTGTGTCTCCTTGTGCTCATGGAGGAAACTGCTTCTACTG ATTGCAATACTGGTTATGTGTGCTTTTACTCCAAGGCATCTGTTTCCTTGATGACTACTCACAACAGAAAG ATGCTTGCTGGTTtggaggagaagaaaaagaCTGTGAAGCTTGGCCTGCAAGTTTCAGCTGCAACCAGTATGAATGGTGGGAACTATGTGGGTTCGGAGTTAAGGAATACTCCCTCTGGTCCAGACCCATTACACCATAACGGGGGCAGTCCCAAAATGCCTAGAAATAGTCCTTGA